In Balearica regulorum gibbericeps isolate bBalReg1 chromosome 14, bBalReg1.pri, whole genome shotgun sequence, one genomic interval encodes:
- the GDF9 gene encoding growth/differentiation factor 9 has product MESTWRICVCFYCCLHWLSSSIQCSPHSRGRVVSDKTSGFLVAPEDAASELNPLLRLPKGVRRGYALLPPLLKVLSDRGNQNWESEAPRLQPDSRALRYMKRLYKMSATKEGVPKATKSHLYNTVRLFTPCSECEHHHGDLMKGDVHSVDLLFNLDRVTALEHLLKSVLLYSFDTSVPIPSSITCMCHLSVKEHDFSSQVCPSVSHSIAFSLHFEVRKRKWVEVDVTSFLQPLIATNRRNIHMAVNFTCLMGDPPQNTKLENPINMALVPPSLLLYLNDTSEQAYHRWNSLRHRRKNPVRPRQRNSLRVDPTGDKGKENSQGKRASRWRRAENLKEAPATPPYNLSEYFKQFLFPQNECELHNFRLSFSQLKWDKWIIAPHRYSPQYCKGDCPRVVGHRYGSPVHTMVQNIIYEKLDSSVPKPSCVPAEYSPLSVLTIEPDGSIVYKEYEDMIATKCTCR; this is encoded by the exons ATGGAGAGTACTTGGagaatttgtgtttgtttctattGCTGTCTCCACTGGCTTTCTTCTAGCATCCAGTGTTCCCCCCACTCCAGGGGTCGTGTAGTCTCTGACAAGACCTCCGGGTTTTTGGTAGCTCCTGAGGATGCTGCCAGTGAGCTAAATCCGTTGTTGCGGCTGCCGAAAGGTGTGAGACGTGGATatgccctcctgcctccccttcTCAAGGTGCTGTCTGACCGGGGAAACCAGAATTGGGAAAGCGAGGCCCCCAGGCTACAGCCAGACTCCAGAGCCCTTCGGTACATGAAGAGGCTATACAAGATGTCTGCTACCAAGGAGGGAGTCCCAAAGGCTACCAAAAGCCATCTCTATAACACTGTTCGACTCTTCACTCCATGTTCTGAATGTGAGCACCACCACGGGGACCTAATGAAAG GAGATGTTCACTCGGTGGATTTACTCTTCAACCTGGATCGTGTTACTGCTCTAGAGCACCTACTCAAGTCTGTCCTGCTCTATTCCTTTGACACATCAGTTCCCATTCCTTCTTCCATTACGTGCATGTGCCATTTATCTGTTAAGGAGCATGATTTTTCTAGCCAAGTATGTCCCAGCGTTTCACACTCTATAGCTTTTAGCCTGCACTTTGAAGTTAGAAAACGCAAGTGGGTTGAGGTTGATGTGACGTCTTTTCTCCAGCCTCTAATTGCTACTAACAGGAGGAATATTCATATGGCTGTGAACTTCACTTGTCTGATGGGCGATCCACCACAGAACACTAAACTGGAAAATCCCATTAATATGGCACTGGTTCccccttctcttcttctttaTCTGAATGATACCAGCGAGCAAGCTTATCACAGGTGGAACTCACTTagacacagaaggaaaaacccAGTGCGGCCCAGGCAAAGGAACAGTCTGCGTGTTGATCCTACGGgtgacaaaggaaaagagaattcaCAGGGTAAAAGGGCCTCTCGATGGCGAAGAGCTGAGAATCTGAAAGAAGCACCAGCAACTCCACCTTATAACTTGAGCGAGTATTTCAAACAATTTCTGTTCCCTCAAAACGAGTGTGAGCTTCACAACTTCCGTCTAAGCTTTAGCCAACTAAAATGGGACAAATGGATAATAGCACCACACCGGTACAGCCCTCAGTACTGCAAAGGTGACTGTCCAAGGGTCGTCGGGCACCGTTACGGTTCTCCTGTACATACCATGGTACAGAACATAATATACGAGAAACTGGACTCCTCCGTCCCAAAGCCCTCCTGTGTTCCTGCCGAGTACAGCCCACTGAGCGTCCTAACCATAGAGCCCGATGGCTCCATAGTCTACAAGGAGTATGAAGATATGATAGCTACCAAGTGCACTTGTCGGTAG
- the UQCRQ gene encoding cytochrome b-c1 complex subunit 8: MGLHFGNLARVRHVITYSLSPFEQRAFPNVLSHGLPNVWRRFSSQVFKVVPPFLGAYLLYSWGTQEFERLKRKNPADYENDQ; this comes from the exons ATGGGGCTTCATTTCGGTAACCTGGCTCGGGTTCGCCATGTCATTACCTACAGCCTTTCGCCTTTCGAACAGCGAGCTTTCCCCAACGTCTTGTCCCACGGCTTGCCCAACGTCTGGCGGCGTTTCAGCTCCCAGGTCTTCAAGGTGGTGCCCC cctttctgGGAGCCTATCTCCTTTACTCCTGGGGAACTCAAGAGTTTGAgagactgaagaggaagaacCCCGCTGACTATGAAAATGACCAGTAA